GAAAAAGCTCGAAAATATCCCGCGCAGAATGGCCTGTTGCCAATAGCACATGCCTGGCTTCAACGACTTCCCCTAACTGCGTGGTTACACCATACACATTACCTGCTTCGGTTAATACATCTTGTACTTTTGTGTTAAACCGCACCTCGCCACCATTCTGGATAATTTCTTCCCGAATTGCCTCAATAATATGGGGCAACTTGTTAGTCCCTATATGCGGACGGGCATCCACCAGTATATCCTCCGTAGCACCGTGGGCCACCAATAAACGCAGCACTTTTTGGACATCTCCCCGCTTATTTGATCGAGTATATAACTTTCCGTCTGAGTAGGTTCCTGCTCCCCCTTCTCCAAAGCAATAATTAGACTCCGGATTAACGGCTCCCTGTTTATTCAAAACTGCTAGATCACGCCTTCGCTCTTTAACGGCTTTTCCCCGTTCTAATACAATTGGCTTCAGCCCTTCTTCTATACACTGCATTGCCGCAAAAAGGCCTGCAGGACCGGCGCCAACAATCACTACCGGAGGCGCACCTGCAACATTGGCATATGGCATAGTTAAATTTTCTTGAATTGGCAGTTCGTCAATAAATACCCGTACGCGTATCCTATAAACGATTCGCTTACTTCGGGCATCAATGGAACGTTTGTTGATTTTTATTGCCTTAATACGATTTAAGGACGTTTTTAGGTGTTTACCTGCCTGTTCTTTAATGAATCTTTCATCCAAAATTCTCTCAGGAGCTACCGCTAATTCAATTTCTTTTTGCATATTGTATTGCCCGGTTTTTATCCGGGATGTAACAAAGGTATAAAAATTGCTATCAAAGTGTTTAGTAGATCAAACTTAGATAAATTGCGTTTTTATATGCAATAAACAAAAAAGCGTATAAAAGCGGTTTATCGGTCTCTCATCTGCCGTTGAGAGGTTTTTATTTATAGATGAAAATTTAAAACAACAACAATGATTAAGAAGTTTATTTTTGGACTAGTTGGCTTGCTTGCCACATTGTCATTAAGCTCATGCGGCTATAACAGCATGGTTAAATTGGATGAGAATGTACAATCGAAGTGGGCGGAAGTTGAAAATGCGTATCAACGTAGAGCAGATCTCATACCAAATCTAGTTAATACCGTAAAGGGTGCTGCCAATTTTGAACAGCAGACACTCACCAATGTAGTTGAAGCACGCGCAAAAGCTACATCCATTAACATAGATCCTTCCAACCTAACCCCTGAAGCTATTAAGCAATTTGAAGATGCCCAGGGAGCGTTAACCGGATCGCTAAGCCGTCTGATGGCTGTAGCGGAAAATTACCCAGAATTAAGGGCAACGGAAAACTTTCAGGGTTTACAGGCTCAATTAGAGGGTACGGAAAACAGAATTGCTGTTGCACGCCGAGGGTTTAACGAAGCTACCCAACAGTATAACGCTACTATTCGTTCCTTTCCAAACAACTTGATGGCCGGAATCTTCGGTTTTAAGTCGAAAGGATACTTTACATCGCAGGCAGGAGCAGACCAAGCACCAGAGGTACAATTTTAAATCATAAAATTCATTGGGGAGCAGCTAAAAATGGATATTTTTAACAGTGAAGAGCAGGAGCGTGTATCACATGCCATAGGTTTGGCAGAAGCCAATACATCGGGCGAAATAAGAGTATGTGTGGAACATTATTGTAAGCAGGATGCACTTGAGCGCGCAACGGAATGCTTCCATGAATTAGGAATGCATAAAACCAATCAACGTAGCGGCGTACTCATTTACCTATCTGTTGATGACCATAAATTTGCTATCATTGGCGACCATGGCATACACACGAAGGTTGAGCCAGATTTTTGGGATTCCACCAAGGAAAAGATGTTGACCCATTTTAAATCCGCAGATCTCATCAGTGGTCTCGTTGCTGGTATCCAATGTGCGGGAGAAAAACTCCAGATTTTATTTCCCAAGGCACATGACGATATCAATGAGTTACCAAATGATATTGTATTTATGAACCGTAATAAACAATAAAAGCGGAAAAAACATGATCAAAGCTACTCACTTCCTCTTTTTATCCTTTGTCCTGTTACTGCCGCTCAATATTTTGCGTGCTCAGGATTTTCCACCAAGAGCTAATACTTTAGTTACCGACTTTACCAATACCTTAAGCAACGATGAGCGCCAGCAATTGGAAAACAAGCTGGTTGCTTTTGACGATAGTTCTTCGACTCAAATAGCCGTCGTGGTTATGACTTCCGTTGGCGATTACGATATTGCAGATTACGGTGTTCGACTGGCACAGCAATGGGGCATTGGCACAAAAAGCAAGGATAATGGCATCTTACTTTTGGTAGCAAAGAACGATCGTAAAGTTACTATTCAAACCGGGTATGGCGTAGAAGGGGCAGTACCTGATGCCATAGCCTTCCAGATTATCCGTAATATTATCAGCCCGGCTTTTCGGGGTGGTAATTACTATCAAGGGCTCGACGGTGCAACAGACGCCCTGATAGCATATACGAAAGGTGAATTTAAGGCCAATCCCAAGAAAGGTGGAGGCCGTGGAGGGGCTGGTGGATTGATTGCCACCGTAATTATTTTTGCAGTGATCATCAGTCTAATTTCCAGTAAGGGCGGTGGTAAAGGCGGTGGAGGTCAGGTAATCGGTGGCCGTGGAAGCTCCGATTTATTCTGGATGACATTGCTGGGAAGTGCAATGGGAAGAAGCAGTCGTGGACGAGGAGGTTTTGGCGGTGGTGGTTTTGGCGGCGGAGGTAGCTTTGGTGGTGGGGGCGGCTTTGGTGGTTTTGGTGGTGGGGGCTTCGGTGGCGGGGGTGCCAGCGGCAGTTGGTAGAAACATCAACAGAAAAAGTATGCTAAGTGAAGATATTTAATTTTATTAAACGACGGCAATATGCTTAAAAGAGACTCTTTAACTGCGCAAATGCAGCAACTTAGTCATACCTTAGCAAAGGTTAAGAGATTGATTATCGAAGATGAGGAGTCGAGAGCTTTAAAAGAAGTGGAATACACCTTAGCCCATTATTATGGTCTGGAGCATCAGGAACTGGTAGAAACACCTTTGGGCCTTTTCGCCAACCGTATTCGGGAAGAGGCTTTCAAAGCGGAAGAAATCAGTCTACTGGCCAACTTCCTGGATGAACTGGCCGGCCTAAATGACGATGAACAAACACGCCGTATGATATGGACAAAGGTTATTATGCTTTTTGATATATTAGAAAAAGAGCATCATGTACTTTCGTTCGAGCATCTTTCAAGAAGGAGCCTGCTTATGCAAGCGATCAACGTGTAACAATGTGGTCTACCCATAAAAAAGAATAATAAATTTGACCCATCATGAACCTAAAGTTTTTTTTATTTATCTTCTGCACCATGGTTTTTCAATCACTCATGGCCCAAACACCTGCTGATGATTTTCTTCCGTTATATCCCGAAGGAAAGATACCCAACGCTAAGGACACTCATGCAGAAAGTATTCAGGAAACCAGTGAACTTGGATCCGATGGCATCGAAAGAATATCGGGTGTACGTATTCCAACTATGCGCTATTATCCTGCAGAAAAGCAAAAAAGCACCGGTTCTGCCATTATTATATGTCCAGGTGGTGGATACAGCATCCTTGCGATTAGTCATGAAGGGCACGATGTCGCTAAAAAATTTGCAGAAAATGGTATTGCTGCTTTTGTTCTCAAATATCGCTTA
This Olivibacter sp. SDN3 DNA region includes the following protein-coding sequences:
- a CDS encoding TPM domain-containing protein; translation: MDIFNSEEQERVSHAIGLAEANTSGEIRVCVEHYCKQDALERATECFHELGMHKTNQRSGVLIYLSVDDHKFAIIGDHGIHTKVEPDFWDSTKEKMLTHFKSADLISGLVAGIQCAGEKLQILFPKAHDDINELPNDIVFMNRNKQ
- a CDS encoding YgcG family protein, whose protein sequence is MIKATHFLFLSFVLLLPLNILRAQDFPPRANTLVTDFTNTLSNDERQQLENKLVAFDDSSSTQIAVVVMTSVGDYDIADYGVRLAQQWGIGTKSKDNGILLLVAKNDRKVTIQTGYGVEGAVPDAIAFQIIRNIISPAFRGGNYYQGLDGATDALIAYTKGEFKANPKKGGGRGGAGGLIATVIIFAVIISLISSKGGGKGGGGQVIGGRGSSDLFWMTLLGSAMGRSSRGRGGFGGGGFGGGGSFGGGGGFGGFGGGGFGGGGASGSW
- a CDS encoding LemA family protein, which encodes MIKKFIFGLVGLLATLSLSSCGYNSMVKLDENVQSKWAEVENAYQRRADLIPNLVNTVKGAANFEQQTLTNVVEARAKATSINIDPSNLTPEAIKQFEDAQGALTGSLSRLMAVAENYPELRATENFQGLQAQLEGTENRIAVARRGFNEATQQYNATIRSFPNNLMAGIFGFKSKGYFTSQAGADQAPEVQF